Proteins from a single region of Bombus huntii isolate Logan2020A chromosome 2, iyBomHunt1.1, whole genome shotgun sequence:
- the LOC126878302 gene encoding uncharacterized protein LOC126878302 isoform X2: MGARLRKAKKDNKGIGGKGAGKLTDEVINELSLFYGLAIRRNPDSVKDMKRDVWATYYHKISTNKNPQHMNCSPGSSSWCKWQKAVADGTIDEFDHENSPLNDDVLKVIKPIYESLSTDTLLERCLGSETQNNNESLNSLIWTFTPKYIHAGTQTIQISTFLAVCIFNEGFIPILKILSVMGITIGPEAHAFAVRRDEVRIERSELRASEASKEARTARLHERTSENKHFEVEEGFLYGAGIADI, from the exons ATGGGTGCACGGTTGCGTAAAGCAAAAAAGGATAATAAAGGTATTGGCGGCAAAGGCGCTGGTAAACTCACTGATGAGGTTATCAATGAATTATCTTTATTCTATGGCTTGGCAATTCGTCGAAATCCAGATTCAGTTAAAGACATGAAGAGAGATGTGTGGGCAACCTACTATCATAAAATCTCAACCAACAAGAATCCTCAACACATGAATTGTTCACCTGGTTCATCTAGTTGGTGCAAGTGGCAAAAAGCTGTGGCCGACGGTACTATTGACGAATTTGACCATGAAAATTCTCCTCTAAATGACGACGttttaaaagtaataaaacCAATTTATGAAAGCTTATCAACTGATACTTTACTGGAACGATGTTTGGGTTCTGAAACCCAAAATAATAACGAAtcgttaaattcattaatatGGACTTTTACTCCAAAGTACATCCACGCAGGAACGCAGACAATTCAAATTTCCACTTTCCTCGCAGtatgtatttttaatgaaGGTTTTATACCCATATTAAAAATCTTAAGTGTCATGGGAATCACGATTGGCCCAGAAGCTCATGCGTTCGCAGTCAGGCGAGACGAAGTTCGCATCGAGCGCTCTGAACTCCGAGCTTCAGAGGCATCAAAGGAAGCTAGGACTGCTCGTCTCCATGAAAGAACTTCGGAGAATAAGCATTTTGAAGTAGAGGAAGGTTTCTTGTATGGAGCAGGAATCGCCGATAT ATGA
- the LOC126878302 gene encoding uncharacterized protein LOC126878302 isoform X4, which translates to MGARLRKAKKDNKGIGGKGAGKLTDEVINELSLFYGLAIRRNPDSVKDMKRDVWATYYHKISTNKNPQHMNCSPGSSSWCKWQKAVADGTIDEFDHENSPLNDDVLKVIKPIYESLSTDTLLERCLGSETQNNNESLNSLIWTFTPKYIHAGTQTIQISTFLAMTKRVEIMHARTPFFLAPPTLPAHNFVNFEFFSKNWKNWKKANILIKKKNH; encoded by the exons ATGGGTGCACGGTTGCGTAAAGCAAAAAAGGATAATAAAGGTATTGGCGGCAAAGGCGCTGGTAAACTCACTGATGAGGTTATCAATGAATTATCTTTATTCTATGGCTTGGCAATTCGTCGAAATCCAGATTCAGTTAAAGACATGAAGAGAGATGTGTGGGCAACCTACTATCATAAAATCTCAACCAACAAGAATCCTCAACACATGAATTGTTCACCTGGTTCATCTAGTTGGTGCAAGTGGCAAAAAGCTGTGGCCGACGGTACTATTGACGAATTTGACCATGAAAATTCTCCTCTAAATGACGACGttttaaaagtaataaaacCAATTTATGAAAGCTTATCAACTGATACTTTACTGGAACGATGTTTGGGTTCTGAAACCCAAAATAATAACGAAtcgttaaattcattaatatGGACTTTTACTCCAAAGTACATCCACGCAGGAACGCAGACAATTCAAATTTCCACTTTCCTCGCA ATGACCAAAAGGGTTGAAATCATGCACGCCAGGACACCCTTTTTTTTGGCACCACCCACTTTGCCAGCTCATAACTTTGTGAATTTTGAGTTTTTTTCG AAAAATTGGAAGAACTGGAAGAAGGCAAACATCCTTATCAAGAAAAAGAACCATTGA
- the LOC126878299 gene encoding pyruvate dehydrogenase E1 component subunit beta, mitochondrial-like isoform X2, producing MHFICFLRNTMLSNIRILQKQSYKYVTQMTVRDALNAALDEELARDENVFILGEEVAQYDGAYKVTKGLWKKYGDKRLIDTPITEAGFCGLAIGAALAGLRPICELMTFNFSMQAIDRIVNAAAKNLYMSAGRYPVPIVFRGPNGNAKGLAAQHSQCFGGWYMSIPGLKVMSPTTCEDYRGSLKAAVRDPDPVVILESEVLYNVQFPVSDEAMDKDFVIPIGKAKIEKPGKDITLTAHGQATLYTMQAAEILAGEGIEAEVINLRSLRPIDWDTIFKSVTKTHRLMSVELGWPICGVGSEIVATIMENPIFFQLDAPAVRCTGIDVPMPYAENIEYECTPKDHHIVDYAKKVCGVKI from the coding sequence ATGCATTTCATATGCTTCTTAAGGAATACTATGTTGTCAAACATACGTATTCTACAAAAACAAAGTTATAAATATGTTACACAAATGACTGTAAGAGATGCATTAAATGCAGCTCTTGACGAAGAATTAGCACGAGAcgaaaatgtatttattttggGAGAAGAAGTTGCACAATATGATGGTGCTTATAAAGTAACAAAAGGTCTGTGGAAAAAATATGGTGACAAAAGATTAATTGATACACCTATAACAGAAGCTGGATTTTGTGGTTTAGCCATCGGAGCAGCACTTGCTGGTCTAAGACCAATATGTGAACTTAtgacatttaatttttcaatgcAAGCTATTGATCGAATAGTAAATGCTGCTGCTAAAAATCTTTACATGTCTGCAGGAAGATATCCTGTACCTATTGTATTTCGTGGTCCAAATGGTAATGCTAAAGGTTTAGCAGCACAACATTCTCAGTGTTTTGGAGGATGGTACATGAGCATACCTGGTTTAAAAGTTATGTCACCAACAACTTGTGAAGATTATAGGGGTAGTTTAAAAGCTGCTGTTCGAGATCCTGATCCTGTTGTAATTTTAGAAAGTGAAGTTTTATATAATGTTCAATTTCCTGTATCAGATGAAGCTATGGATAAAGATTTTGTTATACCCATTGGTAAAGCTAAAATTGAAAAACCTGGTAAAGATATTACTTTAACTGCACATGGTCAAGCTACCTTGTATACAATGCAAGCAGCAGAAATTCTGGCAGGAGAAGGGATAGAAGCAGAAGTGATTAATTTACGTTCTCTTAGACCAATAGATTGggatacaatttttaaatctgTTACAAAAACCCACAGACTTATGAGTGTAGAATTAGGTTGGCCTATATGTGGAGTAGGCTCTGAGATTGTGGCAACAATAATGGAAAACCCAATATTTTTCCAACTTGATGCACCAGCAGTCCGTTGCACTGGTATTGATGTACCTATGCCATATGcagaaaatatcgaatatgaATGTACACCAAAAGATCATCATATTGTAGATTATGCTAAAAAAGTTTGTGGTGTAAAAATATAA
- the LOC126878303 gene encoding uncharacterized protein LOC126878303: MIKGKYKTSDNLYKIVYMYIDYIYIFVRNVCQKYNKRIRILQDITNMDILKLKLVLKHINTSIVDSIHKISTKSLIYTKSKEFSTGSLLRVKEPEAKGEKKESIRMKQFHKKLKLQPIPRVPPKERFVDLVLVETDPNNGELITNSEKDPTKWGDWQNGGRVSDF; this comes from the exons ATgataaaaggaaaatataaaacatctGACAacttatataaaattgtatatatgtacatagattatatatacatatttgtaaGAAATGTGTGTCAGAAGTATAACAAAAGAATAAGGATATTACAAGATATTACAAATATGGATATTTTGAAGTTAAAGCTCGTTTTGAAACATATTAATACCAGTATAGTCGATTCCATACATAAAATTTCTACAAAATCATTAATATATACTAaatcgaaagaattttcaacaG GTAGTTTATTGCGAGTTAAAGAACCAGAGGCAAAAGGTGAGAAAAAAGAATCAATAAGAATGAaacaatttcataaaaaattaaaattgcaacCTATACCTA ggGTACCTCCAAAAGAACGTTTCGTGGACTTAGTACTAGTGGAAACTGATCCAAATAATGGAGAACTAATAACAAATAGCGAAAAAGATCCAACAAAGTGGGGGGATTGGCAAAATGGTGGGCGGGTGAGCGACTTttaa
- the LOC126878302 gene encoding succinate dehydrogenase assembly factor 4, mitochondrial-like isoform X5 codes for MNKVMFTNVITFSKLLKVNHEITKFPTKFLHMQFQILFSKENEMSESPRMREFRKKLRERTPIEKLEELEEGKHPYQEKEPLKPFPNDTNPETGEVGGPRGPEPTRYGDWERKGRVTDF; via the exons ATGAATAAGGTTATGTTTacaaatgttataactttTAGTAAATTACTAAAAGTAAATcatgaaattacaaaatttccaACTAAATTTCTACATATGC AATTTCAAATCCTCTTTTCaaaggaaaatgaaatgtCTGAGAGTCCAAGAATGCGtgaatttagaaaaaaattaagaGAACGTACACCTATag AAAAATTGGAAGAACTGGAAGAAGGCAAACATCCTTATCAAGAAAAAGAACCATTGAAACCATTTCCAAATGATACTAATCCGGAAACAGGTGAAGTAGGAGGTCCACGTGGACCAGAGCCAACACGATATGGTGATTGGGAAAGGAAAGGTCGAGTAACagatttctaa
- the LOC126878299 gene encoding GPI mannosyltransferase 2-like isoform X1, which translates to MCCNRMYEARRKVFWFAIISRIIVLSLQFFFNFICPDHNADAFKAPTDNSEQISLYDSIVTFLFSGLTRWDGEYFLHIAKYGYTYENTLAFYPLYPMLLRIISVPIRKIFFVLNVNSSILITAMLVNIICFVKSAVIFYDLSKAVLKSTSVAYKAAILYCINPATIFFSAVYSESLFAYLSYYSMLRSIKLDPYVSFPVGLSILTRSNGMVNIGFPIYYQLQNLLHTYTEKNVNFSLKTLCQFISKIGTLKIFCLMFNTIIISIIPFVLLQTYNYLMFCTPNLNLTFIPEHITNFSIVNNLVLPGNSNVEWCHSKIPMAYSYIQKRYWNIGFLNYYEIKQIPNFILAFPILYIMIRCIKEYFFEHKKYFYTLGFIKVIGNDVETERKKYPTEMLVFVIHGLFLTIFCILFVHIQVSTRLISSASPLIYWYCALSMCYLCPNNDNNLYDDKENVFSKWKVFFLTKKKYTLKDKLIFSYFIGYGVVGCFMFSNFLPWT; encoded by the coding sequence ATGTGCTGTAATAGAATGTACGAAGCACGAAGGAAAGTTTTTTGGTTTGCAATAATTAGTAGGATAATAGTTTTAAgtttacaattcttttttaattttatatgtcCTGATCACAATGCAGATGCATTTAAAGCTCCTACTGATAATTCTGaacaaatttcattatatgACAGTATAGTAACATTTCTATTTAGTGGTCTTACACGATGGGATGGTGAATACTTTTTGCATATTGCAAAATATGGTTATACATATGAGAACACATTGGCCTTCTATCCATTGTATCCTATGTTACTTCGAATTATTTCTGTTcctataagaaaaatattctttgtaTTAAATGTTAATAGTTCTATACTTATTACAGCTATgttagttaatattatatgttttgtaaaatctgctgttatattttatgatctTAGTAAGGCAGTGTTAAAATCAACAAGTGTAGCTTATAAAGCAGCAATATTGTACTGCATAAACCCAGCTACCATATTCTTTTCAGCTGTTTATTCAGAATCTTTATTTGCATACTTATCATATTACAGTATGTTAAGATCCATTAAATTAGATCCATATGTATCTTTTCCAGTAGGTTTATCCATTCTTACAAGATCTAATGGAATGGTTAATATTGGTTTCCCTATATATTATCAATTGCAAAATTTGTTACATACTTATAcagaaaaaaatgtaaactTTTCATTAAAAACACTTTGtcaatttatttctaaaataggtacattaaaaatattttgtctaatgtttaatacaataattatatCAATAATTCCATTTGTTTTGTTACAAACATATAATTATCTTATGTTTTGTACTCCTAATTTAAATCTAACATTTATTCCTGAACATATTACTAATTTTAGTATAGTTAACAATTTAGTGTTGCCTGGTAATAGTAATGTAGAATGGTGCCATTCAAAAATTCCAATGGCATATTCTTACATACAAAAAAGATATTGGAATATAGGATTTCTGAATTACtatgaaataaaacaaataccAAACTTTATTTTAGCATTTCcaatattgtatattatgaTTAGATGTATAAAGGAATATTTTTTTGAACATAagaagtatttttatacattggGATTTATTAAAGTTATTGGAAATGATGTAGAAActgaaagaaaaaagtatCCAACTGAAATGTTAGTATTTGTTATTCATGGTTTATTTTTAACTATCttctgtattttatttgtgCACATTCAAGTAAGCACCCGTTTAATAAGTTCAGCAAGTCCATTGATATATTGGTATTGTGCTTTGTCAATGTGTTATTTATGTcctaataatgataataatttatatgatgataaggaaaatgtattttcTAAGTGGAAAGTATTCTTTTtaacaaagaagaaatatacTTTGAAGGATAAACTTATATTTTCCTATTTTATAGGATATGGAGTTGTAGGTTGTTTTATGTTCTCAAACTTTTTACCATGgacataa
- the LOC126878302 gene encoding uncharacterized protein LOC126878302 isoform X3: MGARLRKAKKDNKDSVKDMKRDVWATYYHKISTNKNPQHMNCSPGSSSWCKWQKAVADGTIDEFDHENSPLNDDVLKVIKPIYESLSTDTLLERCLGSETQNNNESLNSLIWTFTPKYIHAGTQTIQISTFLAVCIFNEGFIPILKILSVMGITIGPEAHAFAVRRDEVRIERSELRASEASKEARTARLHERTSENKHFEVEEGFLYGAGIADIKIGRTGRRQTSLSRKRTIETISK; encoded by the exons ATGGGTGCACGGTTGCGTAAAGCAAAAAAGGATAATAAAG ATTCAGTTAAAGACATGAAGAGAGATGTGTGGGCAACCTACTATCATAAAATCTCAACCAACAAGAATCCTCAACACATGAATTGTTCACCTGGTTCATCTAGTTGGTGCAAGTGGCAAAAAGCTGTGGCCGACGGTACTATTGACGAATTTGACCATGAAAATTCTCCTCTAAATGACGACGttttaaaagtaataaaacCAATTTATGAAAGCTTATCAACTGATACTTTACTGGAACGATGTTTGGGTTCTGAAACCCAAAATAATAACGAAtcgttaaattcattaatatGGACTTTTACTCCAAAGTACATCCACGCAGGAACGCAGACAATTCAAATTTCCACTTTCCTCGCAGtatgtatttttaatgaaGGTTTTATACCCATATTAAAAATCTTAAGTGTCATGGGAATCACGATTGGCCCAGAAGCTCATGCGTTCGCAGTCAGGCGAGACGAAGTTCGCATCGAGCGCTCTGAACTCCGAGCTTCAGAGGCATCAAAGGAAGCTAGGACTGCTCGTCTCCATGAAAGAACTTCGGAGAATAAGCATTTTGAAGTAGAGGAAGGTTTCTTGTATGGAGCAGGAATCGCCGATAT AAAAATTGGAAGAACTGGAAGAAGGCAAACATCCTTATCAAGAAAAAGAACCATTGAAACCATTTCCAAATGA
- the LOC126878302 gene encoding uncharacterized protein LOC126878302 isoform X1: MGARLRKAKKDNKGIGGKGAGKLTDEVINELSLFYGLAIRRNPDSVKDMKRDVWATYYHKISTNKNPQHMNCSPGSSSWCKWQKAVADGTIDEFDHENSPLNDDVLKVIKPIYESLSTDTLLERCLGSETQNNNESLNSLIWTFTPKYIHAGTQTIQISTFLAVCIFNEGFIPILKILSVMGITIGPEAHAFAVRRDEVRIERSELRASEASKEARTARLHERTSENKHFEVEEGFLYGAGIADIKIGRTGRRQTSLSRKRTIETISK, encoded by the exons ATGGGTGCACGGTTGCGTAAAGCAAAAAAGGATAATAAAGGTATTGGCGGCAAAGGCGCTGGTAAACTCACTGATGAGGTTATCAATGAATTATCTTTATTCTATGGCTTGGCAATTCGTCGAAATCCAGATTCAGTTAAAGACATGAAGAGAGATGTGTGGGCAACCTACTATCATAAAATCTCAACCAACAAGAATCCTCAACACATGAATTGTTCACCTGGTTCATCTAGTTGGTGCAAGTGGCAAAAAGCTGTGGCCGACGGTACTATTGACGAATTTGACCATGAAAATTCTCCTCTAAATGACGACGttttaaaagtaataaaacCAATTTATGAAAGCTTATCAACTGATACTTTACTGGAACGATGTTTGGGTTCTGAAACCCAAAATAATAACGAAtcgttaaattcattaatatGGACTTTTACTCCAAAGTACATCCACGCAGGAACGCAGACAATTCAAATTTCCACTTTCCTCGCAGtatgtatttttaatgaaGGTTTTATACCCATATTAAAAATCTTAAGTGTCATGGGAATCACGATTGGCCCAGAAGCTCATGCGTTCGCAGTCAGGCGAGACGAAGTTCGCATCGAGCGCTCTGAACTCCGAGCTTCAGAGGCATCAAAGGAAGCTAGGACTGCTCGTCTCCATGAAAGAACTTCGGAGAATAAGCATTTTGAAGTAGAGGAAGGTTTCTTGTATGGAGCAGGAATCGCCGATAT AAAAATTGGAAGAACTGGAAGAAGGCAAACATCCTTATCAAGAAAAAGAACCATTGAAACCATTTCCAAATGA